A region from the Natronogracilivirga saccharolytica genome encodes:
- a CDS encoding transposase: protein MKENKPRRTYPIEFKQQAVELALASGDVMQTARDLGVDQSILRKWVKRYKNDAENAFPGSGTPRDKEMAELKRKLANLEQENAILKKAVGIFVPRSR from the coding sequence ATGAAAGAAAACAAACCCCGCAGAACCTACCCCATTGAATTCAAACAACAGGCTGTGGAATTGGCTCTGGCCTCCGGAGATGTCATGCAAACGGCCAGAGATTTGGGTGTTGATCAAAGTATCCTTCGAAAATGGGTGAAAAGATATAAGAACGATGCTGAGAATGCTTTTCCCGGCAGTGGCACTCCCCGGGACAAGGAAATGGCTGAACTGAAACGGAAACTGGCAAATCTGGAACAGGAGAACGCCATTCTAAAAAAGGCCGTCGGTATCTTTGTACCTCGCTCACGTTGA